In Camelus dromedarius isolate mCamDro1 chromosome 3, mCamDro1.pat, whole genome shotgun sequence, one DNA window encodes the following:
- the ANXA2R gene encoding annexin-2 receptor, translating into MEQNFPQCVREAWDSAEKSQEPEMLQILSLADPEEWQLPFYPKLGHLSWDNQNFNRELLSTPCGLLRAYCPKHGPRAQRTSPPAPDPMTTTRQEPQAPPGEAAAARPQSFSGLVFQHRGPKIWNPRPLTSKTHLEHRPPPGLGRHHSKSQDKWQRTNALSPRTWAASPAAFRPKSPHLR; encoded by the coding sequence ATGGAGCAGAACTTTCCTCAATGCGTGCGGGAGGCCTGGGATTCTGCAGAGAAGTCCCAGGAACCAGAGATGCTGCAAATCTTGAGCTTAGCGGACCCTGAGGAATGGCAGCTCCCTTTCTATCCTAAGCTGGGCCACCTCTCTTGGGACAACCAGAACTTCAATCGGGAACTACTTTCTACCCCCTGCGGGCTTCTGCGCGCTTACTGCCCCAAACACGGACCCAGAGCGCAGAGAACCTCGCCGCCCGCCCCGGACCCAATGACCACGACACGCCAGGAGCCACAGGCGCCCCCAGGAGAGGCGGCCGCCGCCCGCCCCCAAAGCTTCTCTGGGCTCGTCTTCCAACATCGAGGACCCAAAATCTGGAACCCGAGACCTCTGACCTCAAAGACCCATCTGGAGCATCGCCCTCCTCCTGGCCTGGGGAGACACCACTCGAAGTCTCAAGACAAGTGGCAGCGGACCAATGCGCTGTCGCCAAGAACTTGGGCTGCCTCCCCTGCAGCGTTTCGGCCCAAGAGCCCTCATCTCCGCTGA